One part of the Candidatus Aquiluna sp. UB-MaderosW2red genome encodes these proteins:
- the pstB gene encoding phosphate ABC transporter ATP-binding protein PstB, whose translation MSKRIELKDINVYYSSFLAVADVNMVIQPRAITAFIGPSGCGKSTLIRTLNRMHEVIPGARVEGQLLMDGEDVYGPGVDPVRVRRQVGMVFQRPNPFPTMSIRDNVLSGYKLNNSKMTKSEAEELTEKSLVGANLWNEVKDRLDKPGSGLSGGQQQRLCIARAIAVEPVVILMDEPTSALDPISTAAIEDLAVELKERFTVVIVTHNMQQASRISDMTAFFNIAGTGMPGKLIEYDRTDKIFSNPSEQQTEDYVSGRFG comes from the coding sequence ATGTCAAAAAGAATCGAACTGAAAGATATCAACGTCTACTACTCCAGCTTTCTGGCGGTTGCAGATGTGAACATGGTGATTCAGCCGCGCGCCATCACCGCCTTTATCGGCCCGTCTGGTTGCGGTAAGTCCACTTTGATAAGGACCCTGAACCGAATGCACGAGGTCATTCCCGGTGCTCGGGTTGAAGGCCAGCTTTTGATGGATGGTGAGGATGTCTATGGCCCGGGAGTAGACCCGGTGCGAGTCAGAAGACAGGTTGGCATGGTCTTTCAGCGCCCGAACCCTTTCCCAACCATGTCGATTCGAGACAACGTTTTATCGGGCTATAAGCTCAACAACTCTAAAATGACCAAGAGTGAAGCCGAAGAGCTGACGGAGAAATCTCTGGTTGGTGCAAATCTTTGGAATGAGGTGAAGGACCGACTCGATAAGCCAGGATCTGGTCTATCAGGTGGTCAGCAGCAACGACTTTGCATCGCAAGAGCAATCGCGGTGGAGCCGGTTGTAATTTTGATGGATGAGCCAACTAGCGCCCTGGACCCGATCTCAACGGCCGCAATTGAAGACCTGGCTGTTGAACTAAAAGAGCGTTTCACGGTTGTAATTGTGACTCACAATATGCAACAAGCATCAAGAATCTCCGACATGACAGCATTTTTCAATATTGCAGGCACTGGAATGCCCGGCAAGCTGATTGAATATGATCGCACGGACAAAATCTTTTCAAACCCTTCTGAGCAGCAAACGGAGGATTATGTTTCTGGCCGATTTGGTTAG